In Rhizobiales bacterium NRL2, a genomic segment contains:
- a CDS encoding cyclopropane-fatty-acyl-phospholipid synthase, which translates to MILLSMFIRRLIRVGRLTIIDHNGKRHEFPGEHEGPSAAIQLHDAKVAGEIARNPRLKVGEAYMDGRLTIPEGTLYDFLEVAVRNLAWHNRTRSRLALKLQKIVTAAQHYNPVGKAQKNVAHHYDLSGELFGLFLDEDRQYSCAYYRDPSDDLESAQEQKKRHIAAKLLLGPGQKVLDIGCGWGGMALFIARETGADVTGLTLSREQHAVATRRAAEAGLADRVRFKLLDYRQETGVYDRIVSVGMFEHVGNLHYGEFFAKLDTLLKPDGVALLHTIGSADVPGPVASWIRKYIFPGGYLPSLSEIAPHLERLGLWMTDFESLRFHYAETLKAWNERFQRHRDHIRDDLYDERFCRMWEFYLQSCEANFRESFLTVFQIQIAKSIAAVPMTRDYMLDWERAHAPDNRAPKQGPMMAAGE; encoded by the coding sequence ATGATTCTGCTATCGATGTTCATACGCCGGCTGATCAGGGTCGGCCGGCTGACCATCATCGACCACAACGGCAAGCGCCACGAATTTCCCGGCGAGCACGAGGGGCCATCGGCGGCCATCCAGCTGCACGACGCGAAGGTGGCCGGCGAGATCGCGCGGAACCCGCGCCTGAAGGTCGGCGAGGCCTATATGGACGGCCGCCTGACCATCCCCGAGGGCACGCTGTACGACTTCCTCGAGGTCGCGGTCCGCAATCTGGCCTGGCACAACCGCACCCGCAGCCGGCTGGCCCTGAAGCTTCAGAAGATCGTCACCGCGGCCCAGCACTACAATCCCGTCGGCAAGGCGCAGAAGAACGTCGCTCACCATTACGACCTGTCCGGCGAGCTCTTCGGCCTGTTTCTGGACGAGGATCGCCAGTACTCCTGCGCCTACTACCGCGATCCGTCCGACGATCTGGAATCCGCGCAGGAGCAGAAGAAGCGCCACATCGCCGCCAAGCTGCTGCTGGGGCCGGGCCAGAAGGTGCTCGACATCGGCTGCGGCTGGGGCGGGATGGCGCTGTTCATCGCCCGCGAGACCGGGGCCGACGTCACCGGCCTGACGCTGTCGCGGGAGCAGCACGCCGTCGCCACCCGGCGCGCCGCGGAGGCCGGGCTCGCCGACCGGGTCCGTTTCAAGCTGCTCGACTACCGTCAGGAAACGGGCGTCTATGACCGCATCGTCTCGGTGGGGATGTTCGAGCATGTGGGTAATCTTCATTACGGCGAGTTCTTCGCCAAGCTGGACACCTTGCTGAAGCCCGACGGCGTGGCACTGCTGCACACGATCGGCTCGGCCGACGTGCCGGGGCCGGTGGCGTCCTGGATCCGCAAGTACATCTTCCCCGGCGGGTACCTGCCGTCACTGTCGGAGATCGCGCCGCACCTGGAGCGGCTCGGCCTGTGGATGACCGACTTCGAGAGCCTGCGCTTCCACTACGCCGAGACCCTGAAGGCCTGGAACGAACGCTTCCAGCGGCACCGCGACCACATCCGGGACGATCTCTACGACGAGAGATTCTGCCGCATGTGGGAGTTCTACCTGCAGTCCTGCGAAGCCAATTTCAGGGAGTCGTTCCTGACGGTCTTCCAGATCCAGATCGCCAAGTCCATCGCCGCCGTGCCGATGACCCGGGACTACATGCTGGACTGGGAGCGGGCGCATGCGCCCGACAACCGCGCCCCGAAACAGGGACCGATGATGGCGGCGGGGGAGTAG
- a CDS encoding MarR family transcriptional regulator translates to MNDNGHDPGGGTLTALILETFRFNGALLQAGDRLVGDLGLTSARWQVLGAIAQADSPEPVARLARKMGLARQGVQRIVNELAAEGLAEFRPNPHHRRARLVTLTAAGEAAYAAASARQAPWANDLARGLPPGEIDTARALLQRMRARLEERREEP, encoded by the coding sequence ATGAATGACAACGGCCATGATCCCGGCGGCGGCACCCTGACCGCGCTGATCCTGGAAACCTTCCGCTTCAATGGTGCGCTGCTGCAGGCCGGTGACCGTCTGGTGGGCGATCTCGGCCTGACCAGCGCGCGCTGGCAGGTGCTGGGCGCCATCGCCCAGGCCGACTCGCCGGAGCCGGTGGCGCGGCTGGCCCGCAAGATGGGACTCGCCCGCCAGGGCGTGCAGCGGATCGTCAACGAACTGGCGGCGGAGGGGCTGGCCGAGTTCCGCCCCAACCCGCATCACCGGCGCGCACGGCTGGTGACGCTGACGGCAGCCGGGGAAGCCGCCTACGCCGCCGCTTCGGCGCGACAGGCGCCCTGGGCCAACGACCTTGCGCGCGGCCTGCCCCCGGGGGAGATCGACACAGCGCGAGCCCTGCTGCAGCGCATGCGGGCAAGGCTGGAGGAGAGACGGGAAGAACCGTGA
- a CDS encoding glutathione peroxidase, whose translation MRIMKTRHIVVVLAATLALACLVLGGREARAETAHDFTFRAIDGADLPLAQYRGQPVLVVNTASFCGYTPQYDGLQALYDAYRDQGLVVLGVPSNDFGNQEPGSAAEIKEFCEVNFAIDFPLTEKQTVRGPDAHPLYRWIGAELGRQGLPRWNFHKYLINGAGRIAGHWPSRVEPMSAEIRQAVEAMLPGG comes from the coding sequence ATGCGCATCATGAAGACACGTCATATCGTCGTCGTCCTGGCGGCGACCCTGGCCCTCGCCTGTCTCGTCCTCGGCGGCCGCGAAGCGCGGGCCGAGACTGCGCATGATTTCACCTTCCGCGCCATCGACGGCGCCGACCTGCCCCTGGCGCAGTATCGCGGCCAGCCGGTCCTGGTGGTCAATACAGCCTCCTTCTGCGGCTACACCCCGCAATATGACGGGCTTCAGGCGCTCTACGACGCTTACCGGGATCAGGGCCTGGTGGTGCTGGGCGTACCGTCGAACGATTTCGGCAATCAGGAGCCCGGCTCGGCGGCCGAGATCAAGGAGTTCTGCGAGGTCAACTTCGCCATCGACTTCCCGCTGACCGAGAAGCAGACGGTCCGCGGCCCGGACGCGCACCCGCTCTACCGCTGGATCGGCGCGGAGCTGGGCCGGCAGGGTCTGCCGCGCTGGAACTTCCACAAGTACCTGATCAACGGCGCAGGCCGCATCGCCGGCCACTGGCCCAGCCGGGTGGAGCCGATGTCGGCCGAGATACGCCAGGCGGTGGAGGCGATGCTGCCGGGAGGCTGA
- a CDS encoding alkane 1-monooxygenase has protein sequence MHVGMTTFFQNKIEGMSDREVWAHEVGMAEQAEPMGFQSVWSAEHHFDDYTMCPNVAQFLTYMAGRTKHVRLGSMVMVLPWHDPVRIAEEVSVLDHVSNGRAILGVGRGLGRIEFEGFRREMGHSREHFVEYAEAILESLETGVIRYDGKHYKQPAKEIRPAPFQTFKGRTYASAVSPESARIMARLGIGVMIIAQKPWDKTVEELNMYREIYREENNGAEAPRPLVACFTATHPDASVADEMHRNYIRGYSRSALEHYEFHNEGLADIKGYEYYGGLAKNIKKHGVDAFCNFLADLQVWGTPDAVYEKMREYQDLTDCAGFMCSFSYGGMPHEMARENMKCFAETVLPRLKDLEIGGEVDALRMAA, from the coding sequence ATGCACGTCGGAATGACCACGTTTTTCCAGAACAAGATCGAGGGCATGTCGGACCGGGAGGTCTGGGCTCACGAGGTCGGCATGGCCGAGCAGGCGGAGCCCATGGGCTTCCAGTCCGTCTGGTCGGCCGAGCACCACTTCGACGACTACACCATGTGCCCGAACGTGGCGCAGTTCCTCACCTACATGGCCGGCCGGACGAAGCATGTCCGTCTCGGCTCCATGGTCATGGTGCTGCCCTGGCATGATCCCGTGCGGATCGCCGAGGAGGTGAGCGTGCTCGATCACGTCTCGAACGGGCGCGCCATTCTGGGCGTCGGCCGCGGCCTGGGGCGGATCGAGTTCGAGGGCTTTCGCCGCGAGATGGGGCACAGCCGCGAGCATTTCGTGGAGTATGCCGAGGCCATCCTGGAATCGCTCGAGACCGGCGTGATCCGGTATGACGGCAAGCACTACAAGCAGCCGGCGAAGGAAATCCGCCCCGCCCCGTTCCAGACCTTCAAGGGCCGCACCTACGCTTCCGCCGTCAGCCCGGAATCGGCGCGGATCATGGCGCGTCTCGGCATCGGGGTGATGATCATCGCCCAGAAGCCTTGGGACAAGACGGTCGAAGAATTGAACATGTACCGCGAGATCTACCGCGAGGAGAACAACGGCGCCGAGGCGCCCCGCCCGCTGGTGGCCTGCTTCACGGCGACCCATCCGGACGCGTCCGTCGCCGACGAGATGCACAGGAACTACATCCGCGGCTATTCGCGCTCGGCCCTGGAACACTACGAGTTCCACAACGAGGGGCTGGCCGACATCAAGGGCTACGAGTACTACGGCGGCCTGGCGAAGAACATCAAGAAGCACGGCGTCGACGCGTTCTGCAATTTCCTGGCGGATCTGCAGGTCTGGGGCACGCCCGACGCCGTCTACGAGAAGATGCGCGAATATCAGGACCTGACGGACTGCGCCGGCTTCATGTGCTCGTTCTCCTATGGCGGCATGCCGCACGAGATGGCGCGCGAGAACATGAAGTGTTTCGCCGAAACCGTGCTGCCGCGGCTGAAGGACCTGGAGATCGGCGGCGAGGTCGATGCCCTGAGAATGGCGGCGTAG
- a CDS encoding glutathione S-transferase, producing MKIFHAPNSRSLRIVWLFEELGLPYELEKFKLGDPAMRSAEYRRVHPMGRVPALEDGDVTLFESGAIVEYVLARHAPGKLKPAVDSPDFPAYLQWFNYAEGMLMPPVNTIVVETMFLPEEKRNQTNVDRAKKLLGNMLTAIDGALADREYLAREFSGADIMTGHATIVGSRLAGDVSHLPNVTAYVERLKARPALQKAYEA from the coding sequence ATGAAGATCTTCCACGCACCCAACAGCCGCTCGCTGCGCATCGTCTGGCTGTTCGAGGAACTCGGCCTGCCCTACGAGCTGGAGAAATTCAAGCTGGGAGACCCGGCGATGCGCTCGGCCGAGTACCGCCGCGTCCACCCGATGGGCCGCGTGCCCGCGCTGGAGGACGGCGACGTGACGCTGTTCGAATCCGGCGCCATCGTCGAATACGTGCTGGCGCGGCACGCTCCGGGCAAGCTGAAGCCGGCCGTGGATTCCCCGGATTTCCCGGCCTATCTGCAGTGGTTCAACTATGCCGAAGGCATGCTGATGCCGCCGGTCAACACCATCGTGGTGGAAACCATGTTCCTGCCCGAGGAAAAGCGGAACCAGACCAATGTCGACCGCGCGAAGAAGCTGCTCGGCAACATGCTGACGGCGATCGACGGCGCCCTGGCGGACCGGGAATACCTGGCCCGGGAGTTCTCGGGCGCGGACATCATGACCGGCCACGCCACCATCGTCGGTTCGCGGCTGGCCGGCGATGTCAGCCACCTGCCCAACGTCACCGCCTATGTCGAGCGGCTGAAGGCGCGCCCGGCGCTGCAGAAGGCCTACGAGGCGTAG
- a CDS encoding acyl-CoA synthetase, which translates to MTLPLAPLHEAVAAALPDREAIVFRDRRLTYAEVAERSRRLANFLLDQGITIHRPRRELENWESGQDHVALYMFNCNEYVEALLGGYKARAVPFNVNYRYVREELEYLLNDADAKAIVYHGCFAPVVREVLADVPTCRLLIQVDDGSGQPLLDGAYDYEAVLAQSSPGPTGQTCEPDDLFILYTGGTTGMPRGVLWRQADAYLSQMGGRHDGVHETGSLDEAVERAVNKKRYTIFPSPPFMHGAGKYLALRTLFEGNTLLIQSVTDRFDPADVLSLAEKERANLMLAIGDAFGRPLLDELRRKPYDTTSLKFVTNTGAIMSKGVKAGLMEMIPGLTIIDSLGSSETGIQAQNVTGAKAGVQKGDFRTMADTRVMAEDRSRFLEPGEPETGWLAIGGRVPYGYYGDEAKTRETFPEIDGVRYVIGGDKVRLLENGEIAYFGRDSVTINSGGEKIFAEEVEEALKHHPAVADVLVAGRPSERWGQEVVALVQLANGAAPDPAALNAEAAKHIARYKLPKAFRFVDQVGRSANGKPDYRWAKEQAEGAA; encoded by the coding sequence ATGACTCTCCCCCTCGCGCCCCTGCACGAGGCCGTCGCGGCCGCCCTGCCCGACCGGGAGGCGATCGTCTTCCGCGACCGGCGGCTGACCTATGCCGAGGTCGCCGAGCGCTCCCGGCGGCTGGCCAACTTCCTGCTGGACCAGGGCATCACGATCCACCGCCCGCGCCGGGAGCTGGAGAACTGGGAGTCGGGGCAGGATCACGTCGCGCTCTACATGTTCAACTGCAACGAATACGTTGAAGCCCTGCTCGGCGGCTACAAGGCGCGCGCCGTCCCCTTCAACGTCAACTACCGCTATGTCCGCGAAGAGCTGGAATACCTGCTGAACGACGCCGACGCGAAGGCGATCGTCTATCATGGCTGCTTCGCGCCGGTGGTCCGGGAGGTGCTGGCCGACGTGCCGACCTGCCGGCTGCTGATCCAGGTCGACGACGGCTCGGGCCAGCCGCTGCTGGACGGCGCCTACGACTACGAGGCGGTGCTGGCGCAGAGCTCGCCGGGACCGACCGGCCAGACCTGCGAACCGGACGACCTGTTCATCCTCTATACCGGCGGCACCACCGGCATGCCCCGGGGCGTGCTCTGGCGCCAGGCCGACGCCTATCTCAGCCAGATGGGTGGACGTCATGACGGCGTGCACGAGACCGGCAGCCTGGATGAAGCGGTCGAGCGCGCCGTGAACAAGAAGCGCTACACCATCTTCCCGTCGCCGCCCTTCATGCACGGGGCGGGCAAGTACCTGGCGCTGAGGACCCTGTTCGAGGGCAACACGCTGCTGATCCAGAGCGTCACGGACCGCTTCGATCCGGCGGACGTGCTTTCGCTGGCCGAGAAGGAGCGGGCCAATCTGATGCTGGCCATCGGCGACGCCTTCGGCCGCCCGCTGCTCGACGAGCTCCGCCGCAAGCCCTACGACACCACCAGCCTGAAATTCGTCACCAACACCGGGGCGATCATGTCGAAGGGCGTGAAGGCCGGCCTGATGGAGATGATCCCCGGCCTCACCATCATCGATTCGCTGGGATCGTCGGAGACGGGTATCCAGGCGCAGAACGTCACCGGCGCGAAGGCGGGCGTCCAGAAGGGCGACTTCCGCACCATGGCCGACACGCGGGTGATGGCGGAGGATCGCAGCCGCTTCCTCGAGCCCGGCGAACCGGAAACCGGCTGGCTCGCCATCGGCGGGCGCGTGCCCTACGGCTATTACGGCGACGAGGCCAAGACGAGGGAGACCTTCCCCGAGATCGACGGTGTCCGCTACGTCATCGGCGGCGACAAGGTTCGACTGCTGGAGAACGGCGAGATCGCGTATTTCGGCCGCGACTCCGTGACCATCAACTCGGGCGGAGAGAAGATCTTCGCCGAGGAGGTCGAGGAGGCGCTGAAGCACCATCCGGCCGTCGCCGACGTGCTGGTCGCCGGACGGCCCAGCGAACGCTGGGGCCAGGAGGTGGTGGCGCTGGTGCAGCTCGCCAATGGCGCGGCCCCGGACCCGGCGGCGCTCAACGCCGAGGCGGCGAAACACATCGCCCGCTACAAGCTGCCCAAGGCCTTCCGCTTCGTGGATCAGGTGGGGCGCTCGGCCAATGGCAAGCCGGACTATCGCTGGGCGAAGGAACAGGCGGAGGGCGCGGCATGA
- a CDS encoding monooxygenase — protein MKSPICEMLGIEFPLLAFSHCRDVVVEVSKAGGMGVLGAAGMSAEKLEQELAWIDAHIGGRPYGVDLIVPTKFASKGQTTKPGESVSKVPEEHRAFVRDLLQKHGIDPSTIVTEERLSRGTRLGDNMGDQGAGALLDVCFAHPIRLIANALGTPPPYMTERAKREGVPVAALVGAKEHAIKQVEADVDILVVAGGEAGGHCGDVSTLVLVPEIVQAVKPIRDVPILAAGGIVTGRQMAACMAMGADGAWTGSVWLTTTEAETSPVVKEKYLAAGSRDTIRSKARTGKYSRQLRSAWTDAWEAEGAPAPLPMPYQSIITEPVMGRVTRLAEGGHEGAKQLASYFVGQGVGMMNETLGAGQVVQAFKEDFLGAWERMTGLFDE, from the coding sequence ATGAAGTCGCCCATCTGCGAGATGCTGGGCATCGAGTTCCCGCTGCTCGCCTTCAGCCATTGCCGCGACGTCGTCGTGGAGGTTTCGAAGGCCGGCGGCATGGGCGTGCTGGGCGCCGCCGGCATGTCGGCGGAGAAGCTGGAGCAGGAACTCGCCTGGATCGATGCCCATATCGGCGGCCGGCCCTATGGCGTCGACCTGATCGTGCCGACGAAATTCGCCTCCAAGGGCCAGACCACGAAACCGGGCGAGAGCGTCTCCAAGGTGCCGGAGGAGCACCGCGCCTTCGTGCGCGACTTGCTGCAGAAGCACGGCATCGATCCGTCCACCATCGTCACCGAGGAACGGCTGAGCCGGGGCACCCGGCTGGGCGACAACATGGGCGACCAGGGCGCGGGCGCGTTGCTGGACGTCTGCTTCGCCCACCCGATCCGGCTGATCGCCAACGCGCTGGGCACGCCGCCGCCCTACATGACCGAGCGGGCCAAGAGGGAAGGCGTGCCGGTCGCCGCGCTGGTCGGCGCGAAGGAACACGCCATCAAGCAGGTCGAGGCCGATGTCGACATCCTGGTGGTCGCCGGCGGCGAGGCCGGGGGACATTGCGGCGATGTCTCGACCCTGGTGCTGGTGCCGGAAATCGTGCAGGCGGTAAAGCCGATCCGCGACGTGCCGATCCTGGCCGCCGGCGGCATCGTCACGGGCCGGCAGATGGCGGCCTGCATGGCCATGGGCGCCGACGGGGCCTGGACCGGCTCGGTCTGGCTGACGACCACGGAGGCCGAGACCTCGCCCGTGGTGAAGGAGAAGTATCTCGCCGCCGGCAGCCGCGACACCATCCGCTCCAAGGCCAGGACGGGGAAATACTCGCGCCAGCTCCGTTCCGCCTGGACCGACGCCTGGGAGGCCGAAGGCGCGCCGGCGCCCTTGCCCATGCCCTACCAGTCGATCATCACGGAGCCTGTCATGGGCCGGGTGACGCGGCTCGCCGAAGGCGGCCACGAGGGCGCAAAGCAGCTCGCCTCCTACTTCGTCGGCCAGGGCGTCGGGATGATGAACGAGACGCTCGGCGCCGGTCAGGTCGTCCAGGCCTTCAAGGAGGACTTCCTCGGCGCCTGGGAGCGGATGACGGGGCTGTTCGACGAATGA
- a CDS encoding enoyl-CoA hydratase: protein MAVVETERREHILIITLNRPEARNAVNGEVARGIEAAIDELEDDRELWVGIIASSGKVFSAGADLKAVSAGKGNELWTDRGGFAGLVKRDRTKPLIAAANGAALAGGCEIVLACDMCVAAEEAVFGVPEVKRSLIPGAGGLFRLPRAVGPAVGMELMLTGDPIPAARAYELGLVNKVVPQAKLMDEALALAGRITANAPLAVQAAKKITERALTDTDDQLWAASAASMKELSKTEDYKEGPRAFIEKREPVWQAK, encoded by the coding sequence ATGGCCGTCGTCGAGACCGAACGCCGCGAACACATCCTGATCATCACGCTGAACCGTCCCGAGGCGCGCAACGCCGTCAACGGCGAGGTCGCCCGCGGCATCGAGGCGGCGATCGACGAGCTGGAAGACGACCGCGAGCTCTGGGTCGGCATCATCGCCTCCTCGGGCAAGGTCTTCTCCGCCGGCGCGGACCTGAAGGCGGTCTCGGCGGGCAAGGGCAACGAGCTCTGGACCGACCGCGGCGGCTTCGCCGGCCTGGTCAAGCGCGATCGCACCAAGCCGCTGATCGCCGCCGCCAATGGCGCGGCGCTGGCCGGCGGCTGCGAGATCGTGCTGGCCTGCGACATGTGCGTCGCCGCCGAGGAGGCGGTCTTCGGCGTGCCGGAGGTCAAGCGCAGCCTGATCCCCGGCGCCGGCGGGCTCTTCCGCCTGCCGCGCGCGGTGGGCCCCGCCGTCGGCATGGAGCTGATGCTGACCGGCGATCCGATCCCGGCCGCCCGGGCCTACGAGCTCGGCCTGGTCAACAAGGTCGTGCCGCAGGCGAAGCTGATGGACGAGGCGCTGGCGCTCGCCGGCCGCATCACCGCCAACGCGCCGCTGGCCGTGCAGGCGGCGAAGAAGATCACCGAACGCGCGCTCACCGACACCGACGATCAGCTCTGGGCCGCCAGCGCCGCGTCGATGAAGGAGCTGTCGAAGACGGAAGACTACAAGGAAGGCCCCCGCGCCTTCATCGAGAAGCGCGAGCCGGTCTGGCAGGCGAAGTGA
- a CDS encoding acyl-CoA dehydrogenase, whose amino-acid sequence MELNLSPEYEAFREAVRAFLSERGGEAPRGTRDPRDPKRLAWQKTLIEHGYAARTIPAEYGGYGAEPDILKSRIIAEEFAAAGVPGGIASQGISMLVPTLLELGTEEQKRQWIGPTLRGEVVWCQGYSEPGAGSDLASLRTSATIEDGHFVINGQKIWTSTAQEADMMFALVRTEPEAQKHRGISFLLLSMATPGIEVRPLTTMTGSATFNEVFFTDVRVPVDQIVGERGQGWQVANAVLTHERGMLGDPNAGLNRLGAIIRLMETETVDGYRVMDNPVFRDRLIRLQAEVHAMKFHGLRLMTMTQRGESKGIAGLIVKLQGCELNHQLAALAIDVMGELGVLYEDGDYLRDGGNWQYRYMFDLGLIIGGGTAQIQKNIIAERGLGLPREPKPAKA is encoded by the coding sequence ATGGAACTGAACCTCAGCCCCGAATACGAGGCCTTCCGCGAGGCGGTGCGCGCCTTCCTCAGCGAACGCGGCGGCGAGGCGCCGCGGGGTACGCGGGATCCGCGCGACCCGAAGCGGCTGGCCTGGCAGAAGACGCTGATCGAACACGGCTACGCCGCGCGCACCATCCCCGCCGAGTATGGCGGCTATGGCGCCGAGCCGGACATCCTGAAATCGCGCATCATCGCGGAGGAGTTCGCCGCCGCCGGCGTGCCGGGCGGCATCGCCAGTCAGGGCATCTCCATGCTGGTGCCGACGCTGCTGGAGTTGGGGACGGAAGAGCAGAAGCGGCAATGGATCGGCCCGACTCTGCGCGGCGAGGTGGTCTGGTGCCAGGGCTATTCGGAACCGGGGGCGGGCAGCGATCTCGCCAGCCTGCGCACCTCGGCGACGATCGAGGACGGCCATTTCGTCATCAACGGCCAGAAGATCTGGACCTCGACGGCGCAGGAGGCGGACATGATGTTCGCCCTCGTCCGCACCGAGCCGGAGGCGCAGAAGCACCGCGGCATCTCCTTCCTGCTGCTGTCGATGGCGACGCCGGGCATCGAGGTCCGGCCGCTAACGACGATGACCGGCTCGGCCACCTTCAACGAGGTCTTCTTCACCGATGTCCGCGTGCCGGTGGATCAGATCGTCGGCGAACGCGGCCAGGGCTGGCAGGTGGCCAACGCGGTGCTGACCCACGAACGCGGCATGCTGGGCGATCCGAACGCCGGGCTGAACCGGCTCGGCGCCATCATCCGTCTGATGGAGACCGAAACCGTCGACGGTTACCGGGTGATGGACAACCCGGTCTTCCGCGACCGGCTGATTCGCCTGCAGGCGGAGGTTCACGCCATGAAGTTCCACGGGCTCAGGCTGATGACCATGACCCAGCGCGGGGAATCGAAGGGGATCGCGGGACTGATCGTGAAGCTGCAGGGCTGCGAACTGAACCACCAGCTCGCCGCCCTGGCCATCGACGTGATGGGGGAACTGGGCGTGCTCTACGAGGATGGCGACTATCTCCGTGACGGCGGCAACTGGCAGTACCGCTACATGTTCGATCTCGGGCTGATCATCGGCGGCGGCACGGCGCAGATCCAGAAGAACATCATCGCCGAGCGCGGCCTCGGCCTGCCCCGGGAGCCGAAACCGGCGAAGGCGTGA
- a CDS encoding enoyl-CoA hydratase (Catalyzes the reversible hydration of unsaturated fatty acyl-CoA to beta-hydroxyacyl-CoA) codes for MQLSTTKMKAEARDGVGWIIFNQPEKRNAVSVEMWAAVPEIMAAYDADPEVRCVVLKGAGEQAFIAGADISEFGEKRNSPEATKHYDAVSAEAHRALALSPKPTIAMINGFCIGGGVAVALSADIRIAADNGRFAVPAARLGLGYGAGGLKRLIDVVGPAFAKEIFFTARQFDAAEALAMGLVNRVVPAAELESYVLDYARRIAENAPLTIRAAKMTIDELLKDAERRDLDACEAAISQCFASADYAEGRTAFMEKRRPRFRGV; via the coding sequence ATGCAGCTCAGCACGACGAAAATGAAGGCCGAGGCCCGCGACGGCGTCGGCTGGATCATCTTCAATCAGCCGGAAAAGCGGAACGCCGTCTCGGTCGAGATGTGGGCCGCGGTGCCGGAGATCATGGCCGCCTACGACGCCGACCCGGAGGTGCGCTGCGTCGTGCTCAAGGGCGCGGGCGAGCAGGCCTTCATCGCCGGCGCCGACATTTCGGAATTCGGCGAGAAGCGCAACTCGCCCGAAGCGACCAAGCACTACGACGCCGTCTCGGCCGAGGCGCACCGGGCGCTGGCGCTCTCGCCCAAGCCGACCATCGCCATGATCAACGGCTTCTGCATCGGCGGCGGCGTCGCCGTGGCGCTGTCGGCCGACATCCGCATCGCCGCCGACAATGGCCGTTTCGCGGTGCCCGCGGCGCGGCTGGGCCTCGGCTATGGCGCAGGCGGGCTGAAGCGGCTTATCGACGTGGTGGGCCCCGCCTTCGCCAAGGAGATCTTCTTCACCGCGCGCCAGTTCGACGCCGCCGAGGCGCTGGCCATGGGCCTGGTGAACCGCGTCGTCCCGGCCGCCGAGCTGGAGAGCTACGTGCTCGACTACGCCCGCCGCATCGCCGAGAACGCGCCGCTGACCATCCGCGCCGCCAAGATGACCATCGACGAACTGCTGAAGGACGCCGAGCGCCGCGACCTCGACGCCTGCGAGGCGGCGATATCGCAGTGCTTCGCCAGCGCCGATTATGCCGAGGGCCGCACCGCCTTCATGGAGAAGCGCAGGCCGCGTTTCCGAGGGGTGTAG